One Ctenopharyngodon idella isolate HZGC_01 chromosome 3, HZGC01, whole genome shotgun sequence genomic window, TAAAATACCATAAAACACAGGAGGTGACAAGAAAGTTCATTGTTTATCACAAGCAGCTTCTCCACAAGCTGATgaagtaaatattaatatagaagCTGCAGAGCTGTCATTAACACAAACACTGAACACCATCATGATGacacacaataaaataatgcagttaACATGAACAGCACAAGATGTAACATGAGGCCCTAATGTAAATAactgagaagaaaaaagaatCTGTATATAGTAaaggaacttactgttaacaggtttttactgtataattttacagtctttataataattttacagtgtagagACTCAATCTCTCTTCAGAAGAGACGAACAGAAGTGAAGAGAATAAACTGTACCATGTTTAAATGAGCCTGTGAAGTTTATCACTGTCCAGAGTAACTGAAGAAACACAATCATACAGATCCATCCCACACGatctgaacatgaacaaacacatCATCATCGTCATGGTAACAGTTTCTGTAGGGTTAAATAACTGACAGACATTTAccttaagtacactttagcagaaatgtaaaatatattaaaaatatgtttcagatatataattttatattatcgTACCCTTTTCATTTTTCAGAGTGGTGATGTAGAAATAGACCAGTATAGCATTGACCATTAACATGAACATTAACCACACTGATCTCATGACCGAAGATGAACctgaaaaacatgtttaataatattagttTAAAAAGAAGTGCATTTCTGTTTGACACTGACTGAATAAAATCAAGACCATACATTAATCATAATATATAATCATCTCACAAATGCTCAGAACAACTGAACACAGATTATTATGAAATCCCTGGAAGCATTTCTACTCTCACTCAAAATCTGTAAAGATCAGGGgttgtattcacaaaacatcttaaggctaaaagtagctcctaagtagccgatttaggagaaactctttaaaataatgggcatgtcagtcctaattttcaagaggactcctaaaccactaagaccaaatcacaaatgGTCCTAATCCACCCAAAGACAATGTAAACCATGAGGCAATAGCGACAgagccttgggtgctgaactttttcttcataaatgcaatacacttcgatttatagatttgaatcaACGATGAGACGCCAAAAATACAtctttatcaaataaataaatattatctgATAACATGTGGCAggttttcatgagttcacatttataaatgattgaatagagtaaaaaaaaaaatcataagcgtatttggtgtgctgtccaaggggatcGAGGACTCCAAGcttggaatttagcccaaacccaaAGTTCTCTCCCGTATCCCCAGCCGAGAGTGAGGGACGGGGTGGCGGagtgatgcagaaaactgtcgaaGTAACTATAGGCGAGTCGGCTCTCGTCTGTGTATATATTCCTCCTCTcgagctgattagatagaccGAATGTGAATGtgttcctcccaaactttgtttataaaacataatttgtcactTGCATTTTGCATTCTCTTAAGATGCAAACATCCAAGAGGCGGTCCACAATTAACTGtatatactagtttaattagtgacacttagcatttaaaatctttatttgaatatggcaacatttttattaaaaaactacaatatttctatgattaaatcgctgactcctcccccatcagccaatcactgtgtgtatactccatagcaacgaggtcaaccccgcccttactcttagcttaagacttctctctattccttagtaaaagtttgtctgtgcagctttgtgaataggttttaagagaaaactcttggctaagaacttttactgctatttagaaGAACTCTTAGtagtaagataaaatgttttgtgaatacggccccagacATTCATAATGACACGAGCAAAATATTGATCTCATTATGATGTCGTGagttatgtgtgtttatatcaGGGATCAGATCATAATTCATCAAACACTTACAGCCCATTTGTTGAGCACATGTTTCGTCCCAATTGTATCTTGTCACAGTGAGAAACACTGGTACAACTGCAATAATGATGAATCCTGAAAACAGAAGAGTGATTatattaatactgagattcacAGAAGAGTGATTATAATAATACACTGACAGACTCATTCACACATGAATCACTCTCAGTGTGTAATGTGTTAATGTGATTTACTAATGAAAGACATCAGTTTATTATATCCATCACTCatcatatttacagtatgtCAGATTCACTTCTGCTTGTAAGAtgaaaatggttttattttcagcattttaaaaCTTGAGGATTAATAAAGAGAATGAGGAGCACAGCTGAATAATATTGGCTATATATGGGCAACATCACATGTGCAGCAGATGTTAGCACAGATGTGATTCAATCACAGCCTCATATTTAAAAGGTGTTTTATAAAACTCAATCTCTTTTTCTTACTCCATCCTCATATAaactgtaattaattaatcagaTGGATATTTTTAATGAGTGTGTATGAATGAAGCAGTAACATCTCAGATGCATCTGGAACACAACTGGAAAGTTTCCACAGAATTTTCTTGATCTGATTTTAATACAGTTGAATAATGTTTTCTTGCACTATTACTcataaatgaatgtaaacagttcaTAAATGTAAACTCACCTCCTCTACCAGATCCAAAGGCGAAGAACAGGAGGATGATTTTTAGTGAAGGCAGAACATTAAAGCTTATTCTAGCCAGAGCCCTGAATATATTAATGATCTGTTTACTTAATTTCCCAATTAATCTAGCCAATGCTGTAtaagagaaaaaacaacaacaacaaaaaaacaattaattaattaatccaTCCAAGTGTTTGAtctgattttgaattaataccATGATAAACAATAAGTACTGTAGCTGAGGGGCTAAGGACTGTAAGGTGCTAGTGTCACTAATGAGGTGGAGTTGGTCCGGGTGTGTCGGTTAGAACACCAAAGTTGGAGAAAGGAATCCAGTTCAACAGATTTATTTGTACAAGTATAAGCAGAGGGGGAGCAAGGTCGTAGTGTGTTGTATTAAACAGTGTTCTCAGATCACATATAGGAGATGAGCATGAATATTGGTGCAGAGTGGTATCGTCTTATGCTTTATGTCATTAGAAGTGTGTCAGCATAACAAACAATGCTTCTTATTCACAACATCCATATACTCAAATTCATACCAACAACATAAATGGCATTACTAAGCTACTGGCTTCCCCCAAACTTAAACGCAATGTTGCATTTGTTACAAAAAACAGGATATTATGAACCGTTATAAACAGCttacattattacactttaTACTAGATGTGAACTAAAATATTGCTATACTTCAAACTAGCGTCCACTTTGTATCATCACTCTTTTAACATCTCTATTTAGTAAACAGCAATCAACTCAGCTtgagtaatattatgaaatgtaCAATACTCACTTTCTCTCTGGACGCACACAAATTTAAACACTCAAAGGAACATAAAGATGACCATATAACTGCTGTCTGTCACGCAATCTTACGGCTCAGACAGGTGACGGCTGATGCAAAACTGAATTGCGTGCACACAGCACTGTGAAGCACTCCACAGAATGTGCTGCgttccatcaaaaaaaaaaaaagtcccccCGATCGGGAAGAAAGCGCTCTTATGCATCCATGTCATAAATCAGTGACATTAATGAGACTTTCACACAGCCACCCCCAAATTGCATGCAATTTGCTCCTGAGAAAGGCTCACTGCTCAGCCTCTTCTGTAGGCACTCCAACGGAATCCGTTTCCCCATCTGATTCTGGGATAGCTGGGAGGATGATGAGATGGGCAACTGGTCTGGTGTAGACTTTGTCCTTGATCCGGACATCTGCTGACCTTACACGACCATCAGTGCTCTGACGTACCTTAGTCACTCTGCCGACTGGCCAGAGAGCCCTAAGAAGCTGTGGGTCCATCATCAGAACAACAAAGTCGACCACAAGATCCACTGTGGGGGTATGCTACTTCTGTCAGTGCTGTAAGGTTGGCAGGTAGTACTTTATAAACCTAGACCAGAAGTGGTCTGCCAAAACCTGACAGTACCTCCATCTTCTCCTGCTCATGTCTTCACTCCGCACCATCAAGAGGATGTTTGGAGCGATTGTATCCAGATCTGCTATGTTGGATGAGGTATATCccagtgtttttttgttcaaTATTGCCTCGACTTCCAGCAAGACAGTACAGAGTACTTCTTCGGAGACTGACTGAACTCCTATAACTGTATACAAAGCCGATTTTTTTACCGATCTTATCTCTCGCTCCCATGCCCCACCGAAATAGGGTGCTGCTGGGGTGTTGAAGTGATGGCGGTGCAGCAAAGGGTTACATGCGTATCCCCCCTGTGGAGCGGGCTGTTGCTATGTGTATGCAGCTGTGCCCCAACTCCACCTGGCCGGGGGAGCCGTGCCTCCCTTCCTGGGCCTGTAAGCACTCGTCGGACCTTACTGGCAAGACTTACCCGGCCTGCGGGAAGCCACTTCCGCCTTGCAAGCTATGCCGTTGTTGCAGGTCCATCAGGCCAAGGCACTGAAGGACCTGCACGAGGGTGGTCACGATCCACAAGTTCTCCATGAACTTCGTACTGCAACTGACCTCGCGCTTTGCGCGACAAAGGTTACGGCAGGGTCAGTGGGTCATGCAATGTCCACTATGGTGTTCCATCTCTGGCTGTGTCTGACTGACATGAGGGATACTGACAAAGTCAGGTTCCTTAATTCCCCCGTGTCCCAGACCGGCCTCTTCAGTGACATGGTCGAGAACTTTGCCCAGCATCCATCCTGCCGTGGTGGTCTGCTGCTGCGTCCACCCATCTGCCGCCAGCAGCACCTCAGCCTGCTCATCCCTGAGGCTCCCCAGTCTGTCTCGCTACCTCATTCGGACCATCAGGCTCGGCTATGCGCTTCAATTCGCCCTGCGTCCCAGGGTTCAGGGACATCCACTTCACTTCAGTGAAAGCTGTCGATGCCCATGTCTTACGtgcggagatcgcggtcctactggcgaagaACGCAATAGAGCCGgtcctccagccgatatgaggtcagggttttacagcccatacttcattgtacccaaaaaAAGCGGTGGGTTACAACCGATCTTGGACCTGCGAATTTTGAATCGGAGCattcacaagctaccgttcaaatgctcacgcagaaacgcatcttcgagtgcatccgtccccaagATTGGTTTGCAGCAATCGATCTGAAAGAAACTTTCATGTCTTGATTCTCCCTCAACACAGGCCGTTCCTGTGCTTTGTGTTCGAgggtcgagcatatcagtacaaggtcctaCCCTTCTGGATGGCCCTGTCTCCCCACGTCTTCACGAAattcgtggagggagcccttgttcccatgagagaacagggtgttcgcatcctcaactatctcGACAACTGGCTTATTCTAGCTCAGCACATCATATTTCTCATAAAGATATGAAAGCAAAATCATCAGCATTATCTTACAGTGTTTGATCAGACTTGATATGATTCGTGATTCAcaggtttttgattgaattgcAGAATCTtctaaatgattaataatttttaaaaataaaaggtatcataaaaatttcattttgtttttttttagtactgctattttaaaagaagctatttcacataacagatttctcatatatttaacaagacaaaataataactGAATGTACACAGAAGACTCAGTTCAAGAGTTCATATACTCCTGATTCATGTGTTGATCTGGACGATCAAAAcctgcaaacattcactgatgctcaacacaacAGCACATCAAGAGTCTGCAGTGTACACTTATGAACAGGGGGATTGATGGAAATGgttcttgttttgtttacatatcatatttttttcctttacttCTGTCCTTTAGAAGACATTTATATGTTTTCCAGATGACAAAATAAGATCAATTTACCCCAATCATCCTGTGCAAAAGTTTACACCCCTGGACTATTAATCaaccttctgaagcatcagtgaatgtttgaacctgttttaatagttgtgtttgagtcactCAGTTattctcagtgtgaaaagacgaatctgaaaatcatacagtcactgctggaaagggttcaaatatgctgattatgctgaaaaactgaagaatctgcaggacctggaggattgtgctgaagaacagagctcagtttaactgctcaggacaaacaagagactcatgaacaaccatcacaaaacaaactaaCAGtggtggatcatccaggtaaccacacacagtattaagattTATGAGATTTATAACTTTTGAAATGCTTGTGTAAATTCAGCTGTaattttgtcttatggattatatataaacactgttgtgtgaaatatcttattttatatacagtactaaacaaaaacatgcaatttATTATCCCTCATACATAAAAAAGATAATATTTTTTCAGATTCTGCAAAGGAAATGTAAATTTATAACCTCAGCTATACATACAGGCTATACCTGGAAATCAACACAGACTGAAACAtgctgataaaatattttacagctgAGCAAAACTATTCCATATTTCACtattatgttaattattttcatgatttttcatgGCCTGGAAATCACAATTTGAAAATTCTCTGTTATTTCAGGGTTTTCCAGACTGTGAATCAGTGAATCAATGACATGAGGTGATCGGACGCCTCTGAAAATGTTTCAATAAGAGAGTGTGTTCAATCCTGAGgagaaaataatgataaaagtgCTGAGTATATCTGTGAGAGAGATAAACTAATAACTTTACCTGCTGATTCACTGCTATTATTTCAATTCACATCCTTATAACAGCCATAAAATCTGCTATATAAAGACCTTGTCTAATGGAAATGCTTCAATTAACTGATAATCAGGTCTGATATTATggtttgtatattttgtaacTCAAACAGCATTAATGTGGtaaaacatgatttctgctcatGTCACTGACTCTTGATGAAGGAAATACttacagtaaataataaataagaggTTTAGCAGAAGCACCATCGCAAACATGACTATAATCATGACACCTTCAAATCCGGCGTAATTCAGACTTTTGTCCCAGGcagatttaaacagaactggaataaaggaagagaaaaaacaacaattactAAAATAGaagaacaaaatataaacacagATCACAGGAATTACAAAAACTCTTCTCACTGAACAGAtgcttttatacaaacattacGACACATTCTTTAACTGTCAGTCTCTCTTCTGATACTGACCCTTGACCTTTGTGCTGATTATATGACCTCTGACCCTGACACAGGTTGAGATGTCATTCAGAAGTAGCTTTAGTTCAGTCACTAACATGATGTCTACTGTAACAATTAATGCAATATTTTCATAACTAACCGGTGCAGATCATAAATGTGTCGAGTCACACAGAGATTCAGTGAACATGTAGAATATGATATACTGACAGAAATACAACAGTAACACAAGACACTTCCAAGTATTAATGATTTCCTGCAGGATATTGGAAATATCacatcatttaaatgtaattattgttCAATTGTTAAtgtgcattttaatgtgtttatgaTGATGACTGTTAATTTACATCTGGATTTATTTACCTGAATAAAAAACACCTGAGAAAACAATATATTCTGCCAAATAACTGTCAGACTGAATCCATGTTTTAATATTGCctgtaaaacagaaaagattaaataattacatccacaatatcattttcaacaccaaaacaatgaaacaaatgccaaaaaaaaaaaaaacattgaaatttctTTGTTGTAAAATTCATTGGTttatgtgtaaacattatgcgtattataattcatatactataataatatataaataataataaatcagtcATACCTGTGAAGTTATTAATATATGGAGCCGCCCAGAGCAACATGAGAGGCCTCAGAAAATAAAGAGCACAACAAGAGACCGACTCAAACAGAGATCCTGAAACAACACCAGATATTACTGTACATATAAACAGATATTTGAATGATAAATCATAATGCATTGATAAACCATCAGTATTGAAACACTGACCTTCAGAAACACCCCAGAGGACAAAAGACAGAAACATCAGAATATTTGGACAGAAGACGAGAAACATCTGAAGACGAAACACTGTGTCTGGAGAGAAAAGACAAAATAACACATGTTCagtcaaataataaaattatgttttaatgaaatatttattaattatttaaactaTCATTATCAgtcattcagttttatttaaaacacatctCTGTTCTTCCTGACTATTACACATATAACTTAATGAATCAAACTCAAACTGTGTTGGAAACACAAATGTAATATCATAAATGGCTATACTACGCTCAAAAAAACGTTGGTTCTTTAGCGGTTCTTTGCAGTGGTTAAGGTGATATTTAGCACCGCTACCGTATgaagaacctgttaagcccctgtATGGTTCTTTAAAGGTTCTCTAACTCTCTTATTCTCTTAGTTTAGTTGGGGAAAggattaaaaaacaacattaaaatacagTGTATTTTCTGAAGATaaagtggttctcaacctttttgtcCCCAAGGTcccactacactgtaaaaagtgaatATGGGTGTAAGTTGTGTCCTGAAGGCCCTTATGTTTGTGGTAGTTGCATTGGAtctcaatggagggacagaaacctctcagacttcatcaaaaatatcttaatttgtgttctgaagatgaacaaagatcttacGAATGTAGAGCGACATGTCTCTATCTCAATCGCTCTAGCGCAaccaactgtccaaatttgcactcacatttatgctaataactttttaactgtaagggctagaaacaaaattcctTGGCTCAAGGCGATTTAATTGCACCACATGACGTCATTTTCTGTCATGAAAATTTTCcctccattttgaattttctgaaaaaaaaaattactttttcgaactccatAGCCATTGTTCCGATTTTCTCAAAAAGGGGGCCGTGACATCAGTGCCTGGCAGAGTAGTTGGCGTTGGTGTTCCTAGCTTTCCCTCCAGGAGTCTGGATCTGAAGGTGCTCTCTTTAAAGACACCACCGTCACTGTCACGGCTAGCCTTTCCGCTGTGCTTGTAGGACTTCTATGAGTTTTTGTAACTTTTATGTAGGGAGCGATACGACGCAGGCCAGGAGAGGTATTACAACTCGTTGCAATGCACATGCGTCGAATGCCTGTCTACACGTacaagtcaaatgaagtatagtTTGCCAGGCTGTGCATTTGACTAAGAGTATGCGCATAAAAActgaactatactttgggctttaaacACAGtaatgaatgtttaaaaaaaaaaaaaaaaaaaaaaggtattggGTAAAAGCATCCCATGTTATGTTAACCTaatgatgttattttgtttaaaggccTACAGTTGGAAGCAGCTATTCTGCTCAAGGTGGACCCGGGTTGTTGTCTGAAGCTGAGGTGAGCCATGAACTGTTGACTACAGTGTGTGAAGCACAATCTAATCAAAGCACTACACTTACTGCACATCTTGTTATGCAAATGATTTCAATGCAAACATCCTATTAATTGAATtgaaatctgtagtctttgtaACATTAGATTAATGAGTGAGTGAAATTATTGAAAATTGCTAATACAACCACTTGCAAACAGTTATGCTCTGAAGTCCTGCAGTATCTTTCACTGTCAACAGCGCACTAACATTTTTGTAAGTCCTTCAGGATTTCAAATACAATATAGAAACTGGAACTAAAACTGGAagaaagagagcaagagagaataTTGACTCTGAAAGATTGAGTTGTACACTCATTTTACAGTGACAGGAAGTCTGACTGCATCCttcaatttcaaaaaacacGCTCCAAAAAGGTCAGTGTCTTTTTCAGTCCTTTAGTATACTGGATTGGATTCctaatgtaaaatatacacacagacGGATGAGATGTCCTCGCTCTCCTCTGTGATTAACTGGCCATCCAACATGAGCACAGTGTGGTCATACTGCATGGGATGATCCTCCCCGCAGCCTTTAAGCACTATCTTATTAAAAGActatatattttccaaataaaGTAAAGAATGTATGTAAAAACAGGACTATTGTCttcttcaaaaatgtacatatttcaaGCTTGTTGCATTATTTTGTATGTGTATAAAAGGGGAGTATATTGTGATGTTGTACATGTATATTCCCTGACTTGTCAGCACTGAGGTCATTTGCTGCtgaaagaaatacatttaaaggtTTTGAAAGTGTAATGTATTTTGTTTCTCAGTAAGCATTTAGTACAGGATTCTGAACCTCTAAAGTCATGATTTGGtaagaaattattaattatcATTCATCTTTTAAGTAAAAGTGTCATTTAGAAGCTTATTGACTCGTCTATAGTAGTATCTGGCATTATAATGGGCCCTGCTAGCTCATAAAACAATATATGGCACCTCTAATTTGACAAATGCTAGAAAGCTTCTTTAAGAATAGGTGCTATAGCACTAAAAaaggttcccctatgattatgAGCCAATGAACCACTGCTGGTGCTAAATGGCACCTCTTATGCTTCTTCTACATAGCACCATATGACAAAGGTGCTGTATATCACTTTTAAAGGTGCTATATAACATTTAAAGAGGTTCCCCTATGATCCAATGAACCACTGCTGGTGCTATTTAGcactatttttgtttgtgtactgATTAAGGATTGAAGAGTAGGTTTTTTCTTGTCTGTTGACTTACCTAGTAGTTTCAGTACCACATTTATCTCGGTTGAAAATTCCCTGTGATCCTGATATAATCCACTGTAAACATTACATGTGTATCGTCCTTCATCTTCAGCTCTCAGATTGTCCAGACGGAGGGAGAAGTTTCTGTGTTGAATCTGATCAGTAAAGAAATGAGCTCTGTCATGATAATCCTTGTGCTGTTCCTCTGCTCGACTCTCACCATCTTCATACAGATGAACTAGATCTTCTAAGTCCGTTTTTCTCCATTCCACCTTCAGACCCTCCATTAATAAAGGTTCATCATCATAACAGGGCAGAACCACTGAAGATCCCAGAGGAACAGGTGTGTGATGAGAAGGTTCCACAGTCAATCctgaaaattaaacatttatgtcaaataagttaaaaataattgaggcatattttgtgtatttttttttcattaaacagccctaaaatgcattaaaagccCAAACATTTATTAAGGGTTAAGCACAGAAGGTTCAAGGACCTCACTGTGTGTTATTACAGCAGAGAGAACTCACACAGGACGCCCAtcgtacatttataaaatacaagcacggttaatgcaatgcactttttttaattagtgcaattcaacaagctttttatttcaaatacatttggCATTAATAAACTTCCATACATTATACCACAATTATAGACTGGTGTGGAAAATAGTCATTTGGAGACTCAAGTTACAAGCAACACAAGTACAGAACAGAAAATAAGTACAGACTATTTCACATGTATAACTTATTAAGCAAATGAATCAGTTCTGGCTGTGGATATCTAGTTTAACTGCTATTAAAGTGCCTTGAACAAACTCTGATTATCTTTAAAAGATCTGACGTCATCAACCTAACAAACTTTACATGAACTGAATCCAGTGATTTTCTTCAAAAGTGCTTGATGGCGATTTTCTCTGACGGGCTGATAAAAAAACCTTACTGCACACAAAATTAGATAACATTTTCTCAAGTCTTTTGAATCTGATTGGCATTGTGTTTTTAGCGCTTGCATTTTTATAGGCTGAGATTCAACATGGTcgtatatttaagctgtgaatatttcacttcaaaacatttcacactcattttcattattaaaattttgaagATTCATATTCACCTTTTAGATTTCACTTCCAACATATTCATGCAGTCTATACACAGGGAAAGTAATCGTGAACACACagcttttgtgtctttatcTATGGTGTTATTTTACTGTCTAATGTCGAGAGCGCATTATTGTGATGCGAGAGCACATCAATGTAATGCTCGCACGGATTTCCTTTGCTCTCACACAAAACTGAGTGAACTGCACATGGAATTCTTTCGACtaaaatggatatttatttaaaagaggaTTTATGTCTGCCATTATGTTGTGCACCAACACAGATTGATTAGGACTATTTACTACAGAGAGAGCATCTGCTGTAAAATATATCTATCAAACTACAAATGAACAGCCTGAGTTTGTGCTGAGAATAGACATGACTCTCACAGGCCAAAAGCACAATAACTCCTTCCACAAATTGGGATTTTTTGATATTATCTGCTAATAccttttatattataatttcttGATTTCTGCTCTTTAATTTATTGGGAATTTACTTTCCATAGACACTCACCTTTATAAACCCAGCTCCAGCTGATAAAGCATATAAATACATGTTCAGATGTAGTTGCTGCTCATTCaatgtatataattaataatatatgacCAGCCCAGACAATTATATTTATCACTTAAATGCatcatatttttattgtaacTATACTGCTTCATCAAAATCATAAATTGATCagggcagtttttttttctcttttttttactcttaccCAGTTCCAACTCTGCATCAGTTGAAGACACACAGTCCTGGTCCTTGTAAACTTTACATCTGTAAACCCCTTTATCTCCAACTCTCAGTTTTTTCAGACGGAGGCAGAAGTTTCCATCTTCAATCTTCTTATTTGAGAACTGAGCTCTTTTGTGATAATCTTTGTGCTGTTCCTCTGCTCGACTCTCACCATCTTCATACAGATGAACTAAAGTGTCTGAGTCTGTTCTTCTCCATTCCACCTTCAGACTCTCCTGTAACAAGCTTTTGTCAACCTGACAGGGCAAAACCACTGAACCTCCCAGAGGAATGAAATCACCATCCATATAAAACTCTATAAAGGAACAGAAAcatgttttagtgtttttttctttggaacCCAGCAGATGAGGTTAACCAACAGTGACAacagtttctttctttctttctttctttctttctttctttctttctttctttctttcttcttccccTCCCTTACGTTATATATCTGGGTACCTGCAATGAGTAGACCCCCCTTAATAATTGAAATAACATGCTTGCCATAATCCCAAGACATTTCTTCTGTATAAAACTCAAAACTGTCCAAAGCATCATCATATCTCATTGCCACCACTGGTCGACGGTGGGATGTGAAAGGATGACTAGAGGACAGGAAAATGGAGGAAGGAATAATAAGAACAAGAAAAGCGAGGAGCCGAGCGTGCACTCTGTGGCTTGCAGGGTGGGTGGTAAGCAGGACCCAGAGTAATGACTATAACGAACTTTAACCTCTAGAGGTTGGTGTGGCTGGTTGGGATGCTGGAATAGGAGGGAGCGGTTGCTGGTGGGCGACGGATCATAATTGGGTAGGTcttgataaaatatatatgacaTCTCAATGTTTTTAATCCTGACTATAGTTATAGCTCTGATTATATagatatattaatacatttcttaagATGTATAACTACATATTCAGGATTACAAATATAATAAGATACTATATAATTATCTTGTTGAAATAATTGCAcaggttcacacacacacacacacacacacacacacacacaca contains:
- the LOC127508103 gene encoding uncharacterized protein LOC127508103 isoform X16 → MEDLEVEWRRTDSKTLVHLFQDGESRPESQQQDYQDRAHFFTEHIKDGNFSLRLDNLRAEDEGEYTCTVHHQQESGETVVQIKDVERLLVSGSDRSISVFVGEDVTLNCSVDSHITPEDFEQVSWKKTDEDEEVLVLLYQNNKVLPDSSHERYRDRVEFFTAEIPRGNFSVRLKSVRTEDKGVYMCQVFAGGASANATVALERLGFSALHIIMMILCVSASGSALLLCCLIYCRSPTKGLIVQNDCKMFFSLGGSVVLHCHVPPNLLTEDLKVEWRKKDLKDLVHLYEDGESRAEKQQQDYQDRAHFFTDHIEHGNFSLRLDNLRAEDKGEYTCTVYSKRDCVFSAKTNLDLKFYMDGDFIPLGGSVVLPCQVDKSLLQESLKVEWRRTDSDTLVHLYEDGESRAEEQHKDYHKRAQFSNKKIEDGNFCLRLKKLRVGDKGVYRCKVYKDQDCVSSTDAELELGLTVEPSHHTPVPLGSSVVLPCYDDEPLLMEGLKVEWRKTDLEDLVHLYEDGESRAEEQHKDYHDRAHFFTDQIQHRNFSLRLDNLRAEDEGRYTCNVYSGLYQDHREFSTEINVVLKLLDTVFRLQMFLVFCPNILMFLSFVLWGVSEGSLFESVSCCALYFLRPLMLLWAAPYINNFTGNIKTWIQSDSYLAEYIVFSGVFYSVLFKSAWDKSLNYAGFEGVMIIVMFAMVLLLNLLFIIYSLARLIGKLSKQIINIFRALARISFNVLPSLKIILLFFAFGSGRGGFIIIAVVPVFLTVTRYNWDETCAQQMGCSSSVMRSVWLMFMLMVNAILVYFYITTLKNEKDRVGWICMIVFLQLLWTVINFTGSFKHAHLRLVPVYVFGSVGVVLLNSVALMTELILKTVNGKGAVGDLRIVVFSSEFIFTLFLMVLLVFEPWIKPCLESCQNAAASDETPAAGSNQNQASAESHEMNPLPNEQNQETQPDSVVSQT